A single region of the Leptothrix cholodnii SP-6 genome encodes:
- a CDS encoding branched-chain amino acid ABC transporter permease — MGFFLETLFGGLMAGMLYSLIALGFVLIYKASGVFNFAQGAMVLFAALAMARFAEWAPQLLGFDNKILANLIGFGMAMLAMIAVAWVIERFVLGKLVNQEGITLLMATLGITYFLDGFGQTLFGSDIYKIDVGLPKDPLFLFESVFQGGVLISQEDLYAAVIAAALVAALSLFFQKTATGRALRAVADDHQAAQSIGIPLSRIWVIVWSVAGFVALVAGMIWGSKLGVQFSLSLVALKALPVVILGGLTSVPGAIIGGLIIGVGEKLSEVYIGPMFGGGIEIWFAYVLALLFLVVRPQGLFGEKIIDRV, encoded by the coding sequence ATGGGCTTTTTCCTGGAAACCTTGTTCGGCGGCCTGATGGCGGGCATGCTGTATTCGCTGATCGCGCTCGGCTTCGTGCTGATCTACAAGGCCAGCGGCGTCTTCAACTTCGCGCAGGGCGCGATGGTGCTGTTCGCGGCGCTGGCCATGGCGCGCTTCGCGGAGTGGGCGCCCCAGCTGCTGGGCTTCGACAACAAGATCCTCGCCAACCTGATCGGCTTCGGCATGGCGATGCTGGCGATGATCGCGGTGGCCTGGGTGATCGAGCGTTTCGTGCTCGGCAAGCTGGTCAACCAGGAAGGCATCACGCTGCTGATGGCCACGCTGGGCATCACCTACTTCCTCGACGGCTTCGGCCAGACGCTGTTCGGCTCGGACATCTACAAGATCGACGTCGGCCTGCCCAAGGACCCGCTGTTCCTGTTCGAGAGCGTGTTCCAGGGCGGCGTGCTGATCAGCCAGGAGGACCTCTACGCCGCGGTGATCGCCGCCGCGCTGGTGGCCGCGCTGAGCCTGTTCTTCCAGAAGACCGCCACCGGCCGCGCGCTGCGTGCGGTGGCCGACGACCACCAGGCGGCGCAGTCGATCGGCATCCCGCTCAGCCGCATCTGGGTCATCGTCTGGTCGGTCGCGGGCTTCGTCGCGCTGGTCGCCGGAATGATCTGGGGCAGCAAGCTGGGGGTGCAGTTCTCGCTCTCGCTGGTGGCGCTGAAGGCGCTGCCGGTGGTGATCCTGGGCGGCCTGACCAGCGTGCCCGGCGCCATCATCGGCGGCCTGATCATCGGCGTGGGCGAGAAGCTCTCGGAGGTCTACATCGGCCCGATGTTCGGCGGCGGCATCGAGATCTGGTTCGCCTACGTGCTGGCGCTGCTGTTCCTGGTCGTGCGGCCGCAAGGCTTGTTCGGCGAGAAGATCATCGACCGCGTCTGA